The Cellulosimicrobium sp. ES-005 genome segment TGGGCGTCCCCGTGAAGCTCGTCGGGCTGGGGGAGGGACCCGACGACCTCGCCCCGTTCGACCCGGAGCAGTTCGTCGACGGGCTCCTCGGCGACTGACGGGGGACGTCCACGGGTCACGGTCGTGTCACGCTCCGATCACGAGCGTGTCGCGATCCGGACGCGGTGCGACGTCCCCGGAGGTGTGAAGGGGCGGTGAAACGGAACGTTTACGTCCGAGGAACGCTTGTCACACCCGCGTAACACGGCGACACCGCGGGGGAAACCCGCCCGCACCACCGTAGTCCCCGACCGGCCGCCCGGCTGGCGAGGGGAGATGATCCGATGGAGTGGGACACCGGGGCAACCGCGTGGATGCTGACCTCAGCATCCCTCGTGCTCCTGATGACGCCCGGACTGGCGTTCTTCTACGGCGGCATGGTCCGCGCCAAGTCCGTGCTGAACATGATGATGATGTCGTTCGGCGCGATGGCCGTCGTGGGCGTCGTCTACGTGCTGTGGGGCTGGTCGATGTCCTACGGCGAGGCCGGGACGGGCGGCCTCGTCGCCAGCCCGTTCGCGCAGTTCGGCCTCTCGGGGGCGATCACGGACGCCGACGGCAGCGCCGTGGCGAGCACGCTCGGCAACTACCCGAACGTGGTGGACATCGCGTTCCAGGTGACGTTCGCGATCATCACGGTCGCGCTCATCTCGGGTGCGCTGGCCGACCGCGTGAAGTTCGGCACCTGGCTCACCTTCACGGCGATCTGGGTCACCGTCACCTACTTCCCGCTCGCCCACATGGTCTGGGGCGGCGGCTTCCTCTCGGGCAACGAGAACGGCCTCGCGGCACGCGTCTTCGGGGTGACGGACGGCGCCGCCACGGTCGCGCCGATCGACTTCGCGGGCGGCACCGTCGTCCACATCAACGCCGGCGTCGCGGCCCTCGTGCTCGCGATCCTCATCGGCAAGCGCAAGGGCTTCGGCAAGGAGCCGATGCGCCCGCACAACCTGCCGTTCGTCATGCTCGGCGCGGCCCTCCTGTGGTTCGGCTGGTTCGGCTTCAACGCCGGCTCGGCCTTCGGTGCGAACGAGACCGCCGGACTCGCGTGGGTCAACACGACGAGCGCCACCGCGGCGGGC includes the following:
- a CDS encoding ammonium transporter, with translation MEWDTGATAWMLTSASLVLLMTPGLAFFYGGMVRAKSVLNMMMMSFGAMAVVGVVYVLWGWSMSYGEAGTGGLVASPFAQFGLSGAITDADGSAVASTLGNYPNVVDIAFQVTFAIITVALISGALADRVKFGTWLTFTAIWVTVTYFPLAHMVWGGGFLSGNENGLAARVFGVTDGAATVAPIDFAGGTVVHINAGVAALVLAILIGKRKGFGKEPMRPHNLPFVMLGAALLWFGWFGFNAGSAFGANETAGLAWVNTTSATAAGIIGWLLTEKIRDGHATSLGAASGVVAGLVAITPAAGALNPVTSIVLGLVAGALSALAVGLKYRFGYDDSLDVVGVHLVSGLWGTVAIGFLATDTGLFFGGGAQQLVVQILIALVAIVFSAATTLVIGLILKATMGWRVSEDAEVGGIDLAVHGETAYESIQQGSVIKEVRA